In the SAR324 cluster bacterium genome, CCGATGGTGATGGCCAGGTTCGCCATGTGGAAGGTGAGGGTGTGGTGGGTGAGCAGCCCGTCCTCAAGCCCGGAGAATCCTTTGAATACACAAGTGGTTGCCCCTTGTCGACTCCCGTGGGTACAATGCGTGGTAGCTACCAGATGCAGACTGCCAACCGTGCTCTAATCCAGGTCGACATTCCTGAATTCATGCTGGCTGTTCGCAGCGCCATCAACTAACTCTCTCTGTAGAGACACAATATGACGTCATTGCTGACCCTTGTTTCGATCTTGTTGGTAACCACGCTCTCGTACGCTGCTGACATTCGTGGGTACTACACCCCTGTGGGACCCGTCCCTTCAGCACATACGGTAAAGAAGGTTCGCTTCGAAGAACTTATGAACTTTGGCTGCATCCACTGCAACAACTTACGCAAGGCTTCCCTGAAACTGCGGGAAGAATATGCCGACCACGTTGACTTTATTGACATCCCAATTACCTTCCGTGAGCAGGATGATTCCCCTCTACGGCTTTACTATGTCGCTGAAAGGCTGGGTAAGGGCAAGATGGTCAAGGAGGAACTCTTCCGCACTCGCTTCGAGTATGATGTGAATGTCTTCGATCCCGGGATCATTAACTATCTAGCCAAGAGCTTGGGGCTGGACCAGGAATACCAGGCAGAATCTCGTAAGCCTTGGGTGGAAGCCAAACTCGCTGAAGCGGAGCGTAAAACAGAACAGTACGGTTTGACTGGAACCCCAACGGTCGTTCTGGAAGGTAGTATGAAGATGGACATCGGGCGTTACGGTTCGATCGAGAAGTTCGTGGCTGATGTGCCACAGACTTTCGCAGATTTGCTCGCCAAACCGTAAACAAGTAGTGCGTGTCTTCCGGATTCTGAACCATCAGTTCCGGAAGACAATTGTCTGGTAGGAATCAGTCGAGCAGGTCGTAGGCTTGAACCGTCAGGAATTCACGGAATTCTGGATCAGTTGCCAGTACGTCCATAGTCTTGGCTGCCTTGGCAAAGCGCTCCTCACTGAAGCTCTCCCCACGCTCTGCCCGAATTTTCTCCAACTCTTCCTCCGCGAACTGTCGGTACATCTCAACCGTGATTTTGCGACCGTCTGACAATTTCCCTTCTGGATGGCGAATCCACTGCCATATCTGAGAACGTGAAATTTCTGCGGTAGCTGCGTCTTCCATCAAATTGAAGATGGCCACCGCTCCCATGCCGTTCAGCCAGGATTCGACGTACTGAATACCCACGCTGATGTTGTTGCGCAAGCCACCCTCGGTGATCTCTCCGGGAACCTTAAAGTTGATGAAACCATCCGGATTGGGAACCACATCTTCTCGAAGATTATCCTTCTGGTTCACACGTTTGGGTCCAAACTTTTCTGTGAAAACTTCGTTGCAGATGGGTACTAGGTCGGGGTGCGCAACCCAGGAACCATCATAGCCATCATTGGCATCACGCTCCTTGTCTGCTCTGACTTTGCCGATAGCCACCTTGTTAACTTCAGGATCCCGTCGGCTTGGGATGAAGGCAGCCATCCCACCGATAGCATGCGCTCCTCGCTTGTGACAGGCGCGGACCAGTGATTCTGTATAGGCTCGCATGAAGGGTACGGTCATAGTCACATGAACACGATCTGGCCAGAGGAAGTTTGGATCCGATCGGAATTTTTTGATGCAGCTGAACATGTAATCCCAGCGTCCAGCGTTCATGCCTGCCATGTGATCTTTCAGCACATACAGCATCTCTTCAATTTCGAAGGGAGCGAGGATGTGCTCGATCAGGATCGTGGCCTTGATGCTGCCGATTGGTTTGCCTACGTACTCTTGAGCCATCACGAAGACATCGTTCCAGAGCTTGGCTTCCTGATGATTCTCCAGCTTTGGCAGGTAGAGATAGATTCCAGAGTTGATCTTCTTGACCCGCTCGTTGTTGTGGAAGAAGTATAAGCCGAAGTCGACTAATGAACCTGATGCGATCTCACCATCGATCAAGATGTGCTTCTCATTAAGATGCCAACCACGTGGGCGTACGATCAGGGTAGAGACTTCATCGTTCAGTTTGTATTCCTTGCCAGCCGGATTGGTGAACTCTAGAGTACGGTCAATCGCTCGCTGCAGATTGATCTGTCCCTGGATCTGGTTGAACCAGTTGGGGCTGTTGGCATCTTCCAAGTCTGCCATGAAGACTCGGGCTCCGGAGTTCATCGCGTTGATCATCATCTTGGCTTCGACAGGCCCAGTGATCTCACAACGTCTATCTTGCAGGTCGTCTGGCAGTGGCGCGACTTTCCAGTCACCTTCACGAACGGATCGAGTCTCTTCCGAATAGCTGGGTTTTTGTCCATTGAAGAGTGCCTGCTGTACTTCTGCACGACGCTTCAGCAATTCCTGGCGACGTCCGTTGAATTGTCGATGCAGCTGAACAATAAATTTTTGGGCCTCTTCAGAGAGGATTTCGGCAAAACCCTCGTGCATAGGGCCTTGGATCTGAATTCCATCAGGCATGGTTCTCCAACGGTGTCAAGGTTCTTCAATTAGACAAGTGGCCAGACCACCTAGCCACTTGTCAGTCATAAATTTTAACAATTTACCAATGAATGAAATAGATTCCAGCCAAAGTTTGTTGCTGAAGGGGAAGAATTGAATTTTAGGCATCATTCTTTCAGAAGCCTTAACTTTAGGGAAATTGACCATTCCTTGGCTCAATCTCCGCATTGTCAGAATGTTCCGAATTGCAAGCGCCTGCTAGGCAGGATAGTCTCAATTCGGAGTAACAGAGAAAATACTGCGAGACGAGGATTGCATGAGACGCACGATCTTAGTGTTGTTGCTCGTGGTCCTGTCTGCGCCGGTATTTGCTCAGGATGAGCTACATCTTCGGAGAACTAATTCCCTCATTCAGCAAGTGATTCGCGGAGAGCGAGGAGAGTATCCCCTTTCGGAGTACCGCCCACAGGAAGTGCAGCGCAGTGGAGAGATGGTCAATCAGTTGACCCAGGACCCTTTCGAGTACCGACGTACATTCAGCAAAAAGTTCCGCCACAGACAACGTTACATCGGTTTCAGTGGCCCAATTGTCGGAGAGGAACGCAGCGCTCCCTACTATGGGACTAGTCTGCAAAAACAGGTGAATCCAGCGCCGATAGCACGGATCAATCGCAATACTGCTCGACGAATTCGTGAATCCAACCTTATGGTTCAACAACTCATTCGGGAACGGCAATGAGCCTAGTGCGGCAGTTCATTATGTTGTTGCTGTTGGCAAGTCAGGTGGCCTGTAGTGGATCCCCTCGACCAAGTCCGCCCTATCGTCAGGAGGTTTTGGCTCCGGCTTGTTTACAGGAGGAGACGTATGGCGAAACCATGCGTTGTGATGATAACGTCCAAGCCAAGATCCAGAAAGAAGCCAACCAGTCTCTTGGGAAAGTTGAGCAGTTAAACGTGCGCCGGCTTCACCAGAACCGAACCAGTCAGTGGGGTTCACCAAGCGCTCAGGAGGTTCGCAATCAAATGAAGATTGGTCATGCCTTTGAAATCGAAACTGAACGAGCTGCTCAGGCCTTCACAGAGAACTGTGGTAGCTATCGCGTAGATCTGGGCTTGCTCGTCTGTATCCCAGCACCTCCTAACTGACATGCCCACTCCCACCGATGGTCTGCAACTGGCCTTGGCGGACCTCCTCCCCGGGACATTCCCCCTTGGTTCCCTGCAAGCACGACGAACCCTCCCCACAAGTTCCAGAATTGGCTCTCATCGAAGCCGCTTTCAGGGACGGGGGATGGAATTTGACGAGGTTCGACTCTATCAGGCAGGAGACGATGTCCGCCTGATCGACTGGCTGGTCACAGCACGAACTGGTCGAGCCCACACCAAACTCTTCCGTGAAGAACGTGAGCAACCCAACTTTCTTTTGTTGGACTGTTCCCCCTCCATGTTTTTTGCCACTCAAGGACAACTTAAGGTTCGACTGGCTGCTTGTCTGGCGGCGCAGCTGGCTTGGCGGGCTCTGAAAAATCAGGACCGGGTTGCACTTTGGTTTGCTGGGGCACGAACTCATCATGAGGCTGCACCTAAGGAACATCGTCCGGCGCTGCTGCAGATGCTCGGCAAATTGGTGGAAGCCTATCAACAGGAGCTACTGGGATTGCAGGAAGAGGGATTTATTTCTGTTGATCCGTCACCACTATTAAAGCTGTTGGAACGCTTCAATCGTATTCAGCGTCCAGGTAACGTAATCTGGCTCTTCAGTGATTTTCAGCAATTTGGGGAAGAGGAGTGGAAACTCTGTCGACGACTGGTTCGACATTGTGAGTTACGACCAGTTTGTCTTTTGGATCCCTTAGAGCAACAGATGCCCTGGCGAGGGGAGGTTCTTTTTCAGCAAGGCGCAACGCACCTAACCCTAGATTGGGGTGAGTCAAGAGAAAAGGAGTTTCAAAGACAGTTCAAAGCGTGGCAGCATGGTCTTCAAGAGAAATTTCGCCAGTTGAATCGACCCATCTACTGGATGCAAACAACTGACGAGAGAGCTAACTTTCAGACGTCGATATCATCCACTGCATCGTTGTAGCTCATCCTTCCCAGCAGCAGTCCGGCTCCAACCAGAGCGGTGGAGAGGATGCTTCCGTTGGTCACCACATAAGAAATCAAGATAAACCCTCCGAGTACGGAGTAGCGCACGAAGCGATTACTTTTCAATTGAAAGATGAATTCTTCCATCTGGATCTCTATGAGCTAAGGATTGGGTTAGATTTTACGGAATATGACCGAAGCATTTGTCCCGCCGAAGCCAAAGGCGTTCGACATGACGTGTGTTATCTGACGTTCACGAGCCACGTTTGGGGTGATGTCTAGATCACATTCCGGGTCCAGATTTTCGACATTGATCGTAGGAGGTACAAGGCCTTGTACCATGGCTTTGATAGAGAAAACTGCCTCAATTGCCGCCGCAGCTCCCAGTAGATGCCCAGTCATGGACTTGGTGGAACTGATGGAAATATGCTTTGCGGTGTCTTCTCCAAGCGCCAGCTTGAGCGCTCGCAATTCGTTAAGATCTCCTGCCGGGGTTGAGGTGCCATGAGCGTTGATGTAGTCTAGATCCTCTGAGTTCATCTTCGCATCCTTGAGGGCTAGTTTTATAGCTCGAGCTGGACCTTCCATGGAAGGGGCAGTGATGTGATGGGCATCCGAACTGACTCCATACCCAATAATCTCACAGTAGATCCGAGCTCCTCTGGCTTTCGCAAATTCATAATCTTCGAGAATCAGCATTGCTCCTCCCTCCGAAAGAACAAAGCCATCTCGATCTTGATCGTAAGGACGACTCGCCCGTTCTGGGTCATCATTGCGTGTGCTGAGTGCTCTCATCGCCGCAAAACCTCCGACACCCAGTGGAGTCACAGCAGATTCACTGCCTCCTGCCAACATGATTTTCGCATCTCCACGTTCAATGATGCGCGCTGCAGTACCAATCGCATGATTGGAGGAGGTACAGGCCGAAACTGAACAAGCGTTATAGTTGCGAGCCTTGAAAACCATTGAGACCTGACCTGGGGCCAGATTAACAAGAGTCATTGGAATGAAGAAGGGAGAAATCCGTTTTGGTCCTCCCTCTTCCACCAACAGCGTATGCCGCTCGATGTTGCCCAATCCCCCGATTCCTACTCCCATTGAGACACCAGTTTCTTCTTCCAACTCTTCGGTGATCTCCAAGTTAGCGTCTTGGAGAGCCTCCGCTGCCGCACCAACTGCATAGAGAATGAAGAGTTCCATCTTACGAGCTTCTTTAGTAGAGACAATGTCAGGAACTTGGTAGTTCCGTACTTCCCCAGCAATTTGAGTTCGGAACTCCGAAGCATCAAAATGTGTGATTGGACCAATGCCTGACTTTCCAGAGGAACAGGCACTCCAAGCTTCTGCCACGCTGTTTCCAAGTGGACTGACGCAACCAAGACCGGTCACGACGATTCGACGACGATCGCTCATGAGAGTGTGATAGGAGAAAGGGAGAGGGGATCAGCCAGTAGCGGATCGGATGAAGTCAACAGCTGACTGGACGGTGGTGATTTTTTCGGAGGCATCATCTGGGATGTCGATGCTGAATTCTTCTTCCAGCGCCATGACCAGTTCAACGGTGTCCAGTGAGTCTGCGTCTAGGTCGTCAATGAAGTGGGATTCTAAATTGATCTCAGACTCATCTTTGCCAAGTTGCTCGCTGATGATCTTCGTGACCTTTGATACGATTTCATCCATGTTGTGATCCTTTTCCAGTGTAAAACCAAAGATTAGGCGACCAGAGGCATTTCCTGCTTGGGAGGTCCTTCTAGCCACGGAGAATTCCCGCAACTAGTGCGAGTTTGTTTCCTCAAATTCGGCTTAAATGTCAATTTTTTTGCGGACGTCCTAGTAGAGTCCACCATTCACATGCAGTGTGGTGCCTGTGATGTAGGCCGCTTGATCAGACACTAAAAACCGTACCGCCCAAGCGATCTCCTGAGCACTTCCCATCCGCCCAAGAGGTACCTGACTGAGGATGGCTTCCTTTTGTTTTTCATTTAACTCCTCCGTCATGTCTGTTTCAATGAATCCTGGAGAGATGGTATTGACT is a window encoding:
- a CDS encoding DUF58 domain-containing protein, whose protein sequence is MPTPTDGLQLALADLLPGTFPLGSLQARRTLPTSSRIGSHRSRFQGRGMEFDEVRLYQAGDDVRLIDWLVTARTGRAHTKLFREEREQPNFLLLDCSPSMFFATQGQLKVRLAACLAAQLAWRALKNQDRVALWFAGARTHHEAAPKEHRPALLQMLGKLVEAYQQELLGLQEEGFISVDPSPLLKLLERFNRIQRPGNVIWLFSDFQQFGEEEWKLCRRLVRHCELRPVCLLDPLEQQMPWRGEVLFQQGATHLTLDWGESREKEFQRQFKAWQHGLQEKFRQLNRPIYWMQTTDERANFQTSISSTASL
- the acpP gene encoding acyl carrier protein — translated: MDEIVSKVTKIISEQLGKDESEINLESHFIDDLDADSLDTVELVMALEEEFSIDIPDDASEKITTVQSAVDFIRSATG
- the aceB gene encoding malate synthase A, whose product is MPDGIQIQGPMHEGFAEILSEEAQKFIVQLHRQFNGRRQELLKRRAEVQQALFNGQKPSYSEETRSVREGDWKVAPLPDDLQDRRCEITGPVEAKMMINAMNSGARVFMADLEDANSPNWFNQIQGQINLQRAIDRTLEFTNPAGKEYKLNDEVSTLIVRPRGWHLNEKHILIDGEIASGSLVDFGLYFFHNNERVKKINSGIYLYLPKLENHQEAKLWNDVFVMAQEYVGKPIGSIKATILIEHILAPFEIEEMLYVLKDHMAGMNAGRWDYMFSCIKKFRSDPNFLWPDRVHVTMTVPFMRAYTESLVRACHKRGAHAIGGMAAFIPSRRDPEVNKVAIGKVRADKERDANDGYDGSWVAHPDLVPICNEVFTEKFGPKRVNQKDNLREDVVPNPDGFINFKVPGEITEGGLRNNISVGIQYVESWLNGMGAVAIFNLMEDAATAEISRSQIWQWIRHPEGKLSDGRKITVEMYRQFAEEELEKIRAERGESFSEERFAKAAKTMDVLATDPEFREFLTVQAYDLLD
- the fabF gene encoding beta-ketoacyl-ACP synthase II, whose translation is MSDRRRIVVTGLGCVSPLGNSVAEAWSACSSGKSGIGPITHFDASEFRTQIAGEVRNYQVPDIVSTKEARKMELFILYAVGAAAEALQDANLEITEELEEETGVSMGVGIGGLGNIERHTLLVEEGGPKRISPFFIPMTLVNLAPGQVSMVFKARNYNACSVSACTSSNHAIGTAARIIERGDAKIMLAGGSESAVTPLGVGGFAAMRALSTRNDDPERASRPYDQDRDGFVLSEGGAMLILEDYEFAKARGARIYCEIIGYGVSSDAHHITAPSMEGPARAIKLALKDAKMNSEDLDYINAHGTSTPAGDLNELRALKLALGEDTAKHISISSTKSMTGHLLGAAAAIEAVFSIKAMVQGLVPPTINVENLDPECDLDITPNVARERQITHVMSNAFGFGGTNASVIFRKI
- the apaG gene encoding Co2+/Mg2+ efflux protein ApaG, whose product is MNQEITHDIKVAVQSFYLDNESDPEKPLFLFAYRVRIENQGYETVQLLKRHWIITDGDGQVRHVEGEGVVGEQPVLKPGESFEYTSGCPLSTPVGTMRGSYQMQTANRALIQVDIPEFMLAVRSAIN
- a CDS encoding DsbA family protein, translated to MTSLLTLVSILLVTTLSYAADIRGYYTPVGPVPSAHTVKKVRFEELMNFGCIHCNNLRKASLKLREEYADHVDFIDIPITFREQDDSPLRLYYVAERLGKGKMVKEELFRTRFEYDVNVFDPGIINYLAKSLGLDQEYQAESRKPWVEAKLAEAERKTEQYGLTGTPTVVLEGSMKMDIGRYGSIEKFVADVPQTFADLLAKP